A stretch of the Desulforamulus ferrireducens genome encodes the following:
- a CDS encoding alanine/glycine:cation symporter family protein produces MDYIKLLDQIDSFVWGPPLLILLVGTGILLTLRLKLIQVFRLPMALKLIFTARNNGSGDVTSFAALCTALAATVGTGNIVGVATAVKAGGPGAIFWMWMAAFFGMATKYAEGLLAVKYRSVDANGQISGGPMYYIERGLGKKFRPLAIMFAASGVLVAFFGIGTFPQVNAIVDSCQLTLGIPNYVTAIVITLLVALVTLGGLKSIARVSSKIVPFMAIFYLFTCGYILIKFADQVPGAIQLVISSAFSGTAAAGGFLGATVMMAIRNGVARGVFSNESGLGSAPIAAAAAKTKWPAEQGLISMTGTFIDTIIICTLTGLSLVVTGVWAGDTNGAAMTQEAFTAALPGIGPVILTVGLVLFAFTTILGWNYYGERCCEYLFGVKGIKPYRIIFIGLVATGAFLKLEAIWLLADIVNGLMAIPNLIALLGLSGVVVMETNRYLEHMANRTLSADKEQAA; encoded by the coding sequence ATGGATTACATTAAATTATTGGACCAAATAGACAGTTTTGTGTGGGGGCCGCCATTACTGATTTTATTGGTCGGAACCGGTATTTTACTAACCCTCAGGCTAAAGTTAATACAGGTTTTCCGTCTACCCATGGCCTTAAAGTTAATCTTCACTGCCAGGAATAACGGCAGCGGTGATGTTACTAGTTTTGCTGCCCTTTGCACTGCGTTGGCCGCCACTGTGGGGACAGGCAACATTGTGGGTGTGGCTACTGCTGTAAAGGCCGGTGGACCTGGTGCAATCTTTTGGATGTGGATGGCCGCCTTCTTTGGTATGGCCACCAAATATGCAGAGGGTCTGCTGGCTGTCAAGTACCGCTCGGTGGATGCCAATGGTCAAATCTCCGGTGGACCCATGTATTACATTGAGCGGGGTTTGGGTAAAAAGTTTCGCCCTCTGGCTATTATGTTTGCCGCCAGTGGGGTGCTGGTTGCCTTCTTTGGCATTGGTACTTTCCCCCAGGTCAATGCCATTGTGGATTCTTGCCAATTAACCTTGGGCATACCTAACTATGTTACGGCTATCGTAATTACCTTGCTGGTAGCTCTGGTGACCCTGGGAGGTTTGAAAAGCATTGCCAGGGTATCATCCAAAATTGTCCCCTTTATGGCGATATTCTATTTGTTTACCTGTGGTTATATTTTGATCAAATTTGCCGACCAAGTGCCCGGTGCTATTCAGTTAGTTATTTCCAGTGCCTTTTCCGGTACCGCTGCTGCGGGAGGTTTTTTAGGAGCCACTGTCATGATGGCTATTCGGAACGGCGTGGCCAGGGGTGTATTTTCTAACGAGTCAGGCTTGGGTAGTGCACCCATTGCGGCAGCAGCTGCAAAAACAAAATGGCCTGCGGAACAAGGACTTATTTCCATGACAGGTACCTTTATCGATACCATTATTATCTGCACTTTAACAGGCTTATCTCTGGTGGTTACCGGTGTTTGGGCAGGAGATACCAATGGGGCGGCCATGACCCAGGAGGCATTTACTGCAGCACTACCAGGGATTGGGCCGGTGATCTTAACCGTAGGTTTAGTGCTATTTGCCTTTACCACCATTTTGGGGTGGAATTATTATGGGGAACGCTGTTGTGAGTATCTTTTTGGTGTTAAGGGTATCAAGCCTTACCGTATTATCTTTATAGGTTTAGTAGCTACAGGTGCCTTTCTAAAACTGGAAGCCATTTGGTTGCTGGCAGATATTGTTAATGGCTTAATGGCCATTCCTAACTTGATTGCTTTGCTAGGTCTTTCCGGTGTAGTAGTAATGGAAACCAACCGTTATTTGGAACATATGGCTAACAGAACACTTTCAGCGGATAAAGAGCAAGCGGCCTAA